The Candidatus Methylomirabilota bacterium genome includes the window CCGCGCGTTCGGCTTCAAGCGGAGCGAGCAGCGGATGAAGGAGGTGGAGGTCAAGCTCCGCGCCGGGATGGCCGGACAGGGGATCACCGGCCAGGCCGCCGAGCAGATCGTCCACGCCATCACCTCGTTCGCCCTGTATGGTTTTCCCGAGTCGCACGCGTCCAGCTTCGCGCTCCTGGCCTACGCCAGCGCCTACTTGAAGGCGCGCCACCCCGCCGCCTTCTACGCGGCGCTCCTCAACAACCAGCCGATGGGCTTCTACCACGCGGCGACGATCGTCAAGGACGCGCAGCGCCATGGCCTGCGCATCCTGCCCATCGACGTCACGCGCTCCGAGTGGCTGTGCACGACGGAGAATCTCGCGGGCTCCGGGGCGAGGGACATTCCTCGCTCAGAAAACCCCACTTCGCTCGGAACGTCCCCCGCCCCGGACCCGCACGAGTCATCGCATCGGCACGTCGGTCGGGACGCGTCGCGGGCGGTGGGCGGGAGCGAGGCGGTGGCGGATGGCGCGGGCGTGGCGGTGCGGCTGGGGTTGCGCTACGTCAAGGGACTGCGCGAGAGTGCCGGACGCGCGATCGTGGCGACGCGCGCGCCGGGGCCCTTCAGCTCGCCCCACGACCTCGCGCGGCGGGCGGGACTCGAGCAGGACGAGCTGGCGGCCCTCGCCGCCATCGGCGCCCTCAACACGCTCGGCGGCACCCGACGGGCGAATCTCTGGGTGATCGCCGCGCCCGCGCTCCCCGAGCTGTTGGTCGGGGGGGAGTCCGCGAGCCCGGCTCGCTCTGGGGATGAGCCGTCCGAGGCGCCTAGCGGCTCCGCGCCGCATCCGCTGCGCGAGATGAACGCCGCCGAGCGACTGGCCGCGGATTACGCGGGAACGGGGGTGACGCTGGGGCCGCATCCCCTGGCGTTGCGCCGCCGAGCGCTGGCGCGCCGGGACGTCGTCCGCGCGCGGGATCTCGCCGGTCTCCCCCACGGCCAGTGGGTGCGGGTGGCCGGCAGCGTCATCGTGCGTCAGCGCCCCGGCACCGCAAAAGGGTTCGTGTTCTTGAGCCTGGAAGACGAAACGGGGATCGCCAACGTCATCGTCACGCCGCAACTGTTCGCCCGGCAGCGGCTCACGCTGGTGGCTGCGCCGTTTTTACTCGTAGGGGGAATTTTACAAAAGCAGGACGAGGTGATCTCGGTCCGCGCCGTCCGCGTGGAGGCCCTGCCCGGCCTCAGCCCCCACGTCCCGTCCCACGACTTCGGCTAACTCCGCGTGGCAGTCAAATTGCTTTCTTTTTTCCAAGGATGGGCACCCTTCATCCGCTCCGCGTTCCCCAGCCGACCGACGCCGACGGCATCCTGGCGTCGCTGAAGCGTCTCGTCCAGCTCGAGCTGGAGCTCGGCCTGGCCGAGACCCGCGAGCTCCTCCTCGCCGCCGTGACGGCGGCCGCGCTCGCGGTGTCCGCCGCGGTCGCGCTGATCGCCTCGCTCGTCCTGCTGCTCGCCGCCGCCCTGGCGCCGCTCTTCGGCGCGCCGTGGGAGCATCTGGTCATCGCCGGCGGTGGCGTGTTCCTGCTGGCCGCGGCGACGCTCGGGTGGAGCGTGCAGCGGCTCCGATCACTGGGCTGGCCGCGCCGCACGCCGGCCTCGCTCGTGGAGAACTTCCGATGGCTCGAAGCACAGCTGAGATCCAGGCTGAGATTGCGGTGACGCGCGCCGCGATCGCGCAGCGGCTGGACGCGCTCCAGCGTCGGGCGCCGCCGCAGTGGTGGATTCCCGTTCTGTTCGTGGGAGGTGGCGTGCTGGCCGGCGTTGTCTTCTCCCGGATGCCGATCCTCCGTGTGCTCGGGGCCGGCGCCCGTGCGGTCCAGGTCGGCGTCAACGTCGCCACCAGCCTCGCCCTCGTACAGCGCTTCCTGACGTCGCCGCGCGCCGAGGGGGCGCGCTCTGATGTGAAACCCGCGGTCCCGCTACGCAACACGTTGCGGCGCGCCTCGTGATGGGACCGCGCGTCGGCGAGGTGGACGGCCGTCGGATCCTCCTCAGCAATCCCGAGGCGGTCCTGTGGTCAGAGGATGGCGTGACCAAGGGCGATCTGGTCGCCTACTACCTGGACCTCGCCGACCACCTGCTCCCCTTCCTCGTCAACCGGCCGCTGAGCCTGCTCCGCTTCGCCGGCGCGTCCGAGTGCGTGTATCAACGGACGGCGCCGCCCGGGCTGCCGCCGTGGATTCCCACGCGCCGGATCCGGACCGACCAGACGGCGCTCGGCTACGCCGACTACGTCATCGGCAGCGACCGCGCCGCGCTGGCCTATCTCGTGAACCTGGGCTACATCTCGTTCCATCCCTGGGGTTCGACCGTCGACGCGGTCGACCGGCCGGATCAGCTCCTCTTCGACATCGACCCGACCGCGATCGCGTTTCGTGAGGTCCGCAACGCCGCCTTGCTCGTGCGGAGCCTGCTGGGCGGGTTCAAGATTCGCAGCTGGGTGAAAACGTCGGGCGGGCGCGGCCTGCACGTCATGGTGCCGATCGAGCCCGTCTACACGTTCGACCAGGTGCTGGTGGCGGCGTCGACCATCGCCCGCATGGCCCGCCAGCGCGAGCCCTCCCTGTTCACGTTCGACATGCGGCGGGCGCGGCGCCGCGGCAAGATCCTCATCGACGTGCTGCGCAACCGACGGGGGGCGACCCTGGTGAGCCCGTTCGCCGTACGGGAGTACAGAGGGGTGACCGTCTCGATGCCGGTGGACTGGCCGGAGCTGGAACGCGGCCTCTATCCGGAGGACTTCCACCTGCGCAATGCGCGGGAGCGGCTCCGCGAGCGGGGCAACCCGCTGGCGACGCTCTTCGCCAGTCGCCAGTCCCTCACCCCGTTGCTGGAGAGCGGGCGGGCGCGCCGCGCCCGCCCCTCGGCGTAGCGGACGGGGCGCCGCCGGTTCGCGGCATGTCGGGGAATAGCGTGATGAGTCGTCCGGACGCGTTGCTGGGAGAGGTCGAGCGCGGGCCTTGCCCGCGCAATCCCTGGGGGGAGTATCGGAAGGGGGGGGCGAAGCCCCCCTCCGAGTCTTCTAGTGCCGTTCCAACTTGTTGATACTAAATCTGTCCACGAACGACGTACACGGTGCCTTCCTAGGCGCGAATAGTTGGAACGGCACTAGCGCAGGCGCCGGAGCGCTTCGATGCGGTCGCCGGTCGCCGGATGAGTCGACAAGAACCCGCCTCCGCCCGGCCCCGCCGTCTGCATGAGCCAGCTGAGCGTGTTGATCATGACCTCTTTCGGCTGGCCGATCCGCCGCAACAGCTCGACCCCGTGCCGGTCGGCGTCGTACTCCTCGTTCCGGCTGTAGCCCCGGGCGACGAGGGCGCCGGCGATCGGCGTGATCGCGCCGCTGCCGGGGATGAGCTGGTCGAGGATGATCATGCCGATGTTGAGGCCGGCCCCCAGCGCTTGGGCCTTGGCCAGGTGTCCCAGGTCGTCGTGGGCCACCTCGTGGGCCAGCACGCCGAGCAACTGCTCGTCGTTGGCCTTCTGGAGCAGGCCCGTTGTCACGTAGAACTCGCCCCCGCCCGCGTTGGCGGCGTTGATGTTCGGGTCCTCGACGATGCCGACCCGCGCCTGGTTCAGCGAGCGCGGGTGGTTCATGGCGCGGATCAGGGGCACCATGACGCGCTGCAGGCGCTCGGCCTGGGCGGGGTCGACGGGTCGAGCGGCCGGGCGCCCGGCCTCCTGGCGCGGGCCCGGGGTGGGCGACGCGACGGGGCCGGCGCACCCCGCCGCCAGCAGGGCCAGGCAGAGGAGTCCGCCGATCGGCTTGAGGGTCATCGGTCGTTGCCCTCCATGGCGTCTTTTACACCGCGCCTTCTACTGGTTGGCTGCGATCGCCCCGACTTCGTCGTCGGCGATCGCCTGATCGAGGCAGTCCAGGAGGGCCTCCCCGCAGGAATCGCTCGTGCGGCCGGCGGCGCCGCCGAAGTAGTCGATGTAGCGGTCGATTGCGCGCGGGCGATCGGGCTTGAACAGTCGTGTCGGGCACCTGCGCGCAAGCACCGACCCTGAGTGGCTGGTCATGCTGGGATGTCCCATTGGAATCCTCTCCGAGAGTGGCGGTGGTTTGGCTGTGATGTCCTGCAGCGCCCGTGCCAGGCCGAAAATGCGCACCATTGTCGCTCTGAACGCAGAGTCAGTTGAAAAGCGTTCCATTCTTTGGGTGGCGTCGTTTCACCAAAGCGCCAACGACAGCCGCGACAGGGTCAACAGTTCAACAAAACCACGCATAAAAGGCGGGCGTTTGTAGACTCGGCGCTCTTGGCACGCAGAGTGCCTTTCCAGTGAGCCAGCCCCGAGACGCGGCGGGAGGAGAGCCAGATGCGGACCGTAAAGTCGGACCTGGAGCGGAAGCGCAGGGCGCTGAACAGCGCGATCCAGTCGAGCATGGGCTCGACCAGCGAGACCGATCACGGGCGGGAGCTACTCAAGGACCCGTACGGGAGCGCGTCGCTCACGCACGATGATGAGATCGCGGCGGCGGTCGTGGAACGGCGTGCCCGCCAGCTGGAGGAGGTCAGCCGGGCCCTGGAGGACCTCGATGCGGGCCGGTACGGTATCTGCCGGGATTGCGGCGACGCTATCGCCGCCGCGCGGCTGAGGGTCATGCCCTTCGCCACCCGCTGTGTGGCGTGCCAGGCGAAGAGCGAGGGGCTCCCGCGTGCGGCCTGAGGGGCTACCATTCGACGACGGGAGAGGGAGATAGATGGCAATGGCAAGGGCGTTCAAGGCATTGGCTGTGGTCCTGGTGGTCGCCTCGATCCTGAGCGGCTGCCGGGCGGCGACCGGCAAGTCGACCGGGCAGACCATTGACGACGCCAGCATCACGGCGTCGGTGAAGGCGAAGCTCGTGGCTGACAAGGCCGCCAATCTGACACGCGTAGACGTTGACACCAACAACGGCACTGTTTACCTTAACGGGACCGTCGAGTCTGCGGAGCAGAAGACCCGGGCCGAGCAGCTGGCCCGGCAGGCGAAGGGCGTCAAGAGCGTCGTCAACAACCTGCAGGTGCAGAAGCGCTAGGGTGACGCGTACGCAGTCGTGGTGCGGCACCGGGGGGGAGGGTTCTCCCCCCGTGCCGTACGACCGTCTTGAGGTCATCTCCGGGGTGCGAGGGGCACCGTCGAGGAAAGCGTGAGTCCAGCGCGACGTGATCAGAGCAGGAGTGGCAAGGTCCTCGTCGTCGACGACGAGCCGGCCGAGCGCGAGGGCCTCGCACGCCTCGTGGGGCAGTGGGGCTACGAGGTGGAGACGGCGTCGTCCGGCGAGGAGGCGCTGAATCTCATCGAGACGCAACATCCGGCCGTGGTCCTCACCGACCTGGTGCTGCCGGAGATGGACGGGCTGACACTGCTCCAGAAGCTGAAGGAGACGGGGCGCCCGCCCATCGTGCTCCTGGTGACGGGTCACGGCACCGTGGAGAGCGCGGTCGAAGCGATGCGGCACGGGGCGTTCGACTACCTGACGAAGCCCGTCGACGCCACCCGCCTCCAGGTGTTGCTGGAGAAGTCGATCGAGCAGGAATCGCTGTCCCGCGAGGTGAGCTTCCTCCGGCACCAGCTCCGCCAGAAGGGCAGCTTCGGCCAGCTCGTCGGGCAGTCGAAGGACATGCACGAGGTCTATCGCTGGATCGAGCTGGCGGCCACGAGCACCGCGCCGGTGCTCGTCTTCGGCGAGAGCGGAACCGGCAAGGAGCTGGTGGCGCGAACCATCCACGACCTCTCGAACCGGCGCAACAAGCCCTTCGTGGCCATCAACTGCGCGGCGATCCCGGAGACGCTCATCGAGAGCGAGCTGTTCGGCCATGAGCGCGGGGCGTTCACCGGCGCCACCGAACGGCGCCTCGGCTGCTTCGAGCTCGCCGACGGCGGCACCCTCTTCCTGGACGAGATCGCGGAGATGGACAACTCCACGCAGGCCAAGCTGCTCCGCGTGCTACAGGAGGGCAACTTCCGGCGCGTGGGCGGTAAGGTGGAGATCCAGGTCGACGTGCGGGTGATCGCGGCCACCAACCGTGTCCCCAGCGAGGCCATCGCCCAGGGCCAGCTCCGCGACGACCTCTTCTACCGCCTCAATGTCTTCACGATCCGCCTCCCCGCGCTGCGCGAGCGCAAGGAGGACATCCCGCTGCTGGGGCGGACGTTCATCGAGGAGTTCAACCGCCAGGATAACCGGCAGGTGCGGGGCCTGACGCCCGAGGTGGACAAGGTCCTGGAGCGGCACGCCTGGCCGGGGAACGTGCGCGAGCTGCGCAACGTCATCCAGCGCGCCGTCGTCCTCTGTGGCACGGGCGCCATCGCGCCGGAGCACCTGCCGGACAACGTGCTGCGGACCACCGAGCCGTCGAGGCCGGCGACGACGGGCTCCGTGGTGCCGATCCGCGAGATGGAGCGCGAGCTGATCCTGAGAGCGCTCCAGGAGATGAATCAGGACAAGCGGCGCGCCGCGGCACTGCTCGGCATCAGCCTCAAGACCCTCTACAACAAGCTGGCCAAGTACGGCATCCAGGCGGTGAAATCGGCCCGCATCACCTGATGGCGTCGCTGCCGCAGGATCTCGACCGGCTCCTGCACGACCTTCGCGGGCCGCTCAACGCCATGGCGATGCACCTCGAGGTCCTCAAGCGGACGGGCCCGGGGGAGCCGGAGGCGCTGCAGAGGTTCGAGACGATCCAAGCGGAAATGGCTCGCCTGGCCGCCCTGCTCCCGGCCGCCTTCGACGTTCTCGCGCTGGAGCGCCGCGACGTGGCTCCGCTGAATCTGAAAAACCTCGTTCGCCGCGCTCTCGAAGAGCACGGCCTGGGCGGCGTTACCCTCGCCGATGGCGCCTGGGCGGACGTGCGCGGTGACGCGCGGCTGCTGGGCCTCGCGGTCGGCCACCTCGTGCGCAACGCGCTGGCTGCGACGGCAGCGGCGGGTGGGGGTCGGCCGGCGCCGCACCTGAGCGCCAGTGCCGCCGAGCCGGGACGGGTAAACCTCGTCATCCGTGACTGGGGCACGGGACTGCGCACCACGAACTCGCGGGCGCTGATTCGCCTGTCGCTGTCAAAGACGACGGGACGGCCCGCCGTCGGGCTGGTGACCGTGGAGCGCGTCGCGCGGCTGCACGGCGGCACGGTCGAGTTTCACGCGCCCGCCGATGGCGGGGCCGAAGTCAGGCTGACACTGCCCGCCGCCTGAGACGCGTCTCCCTCCGGAGCGGGCGGGCTAGGGACGCCCCGGCGGGCCGGACGTGCCCGAGTACTGGTGGATGACGCAGCCGAGCAACGCGGCCCAGAGCGCGATCGCCGCGTCGCCCGAGGCGGAGCTGAACACGGCTATCGCCAGCAGGGCACCGCCGACGCCGCGACCCGCGACCTGCACCATGCGGGTGGCGTCCACCGGTCGCCGCGTGACCCGCCAGAGCAGGGCGCGCAGAGCGT containing:
- a CDS encoding phage holin family protein, translating into MGTLHPLRVPQPTDADGILASLKRLVQLELELGLAETRELLLAAVTAAALAVSAAVALIASLVLLLAAALAPLFGAPWEHLVIAGGGVFLLAAATLGWSVQRLRSLGWPRRTPASLVENFRWLEAQLRSRLRLR
- the ligD gene encoding non-homologous end-joining DNA ligase, with protein sequence MGPRVGEVDGRRILLSNPEAVLWSEDGVTKGDLVAYYLDLADHLLPFLVNRPLSLLRFAGASECVYQRTAPPGLPPWIPTRRIRTDQTALGYADYVIGSDRAALAYLVNLGYISFHPWGSTVDAVDRPDQLLFDIDPTAIAFREVRNAALLVRSLLGGFKIRSWVKTSGGRGLHVMVPIEPVYTFDQVLVAASTIARMARQREPSLFTFDMRRARRRGKILIDVLRNRRGATLVSPFAVREYRGVTVSMPVDWPELERGLYPEDFHLRNARERLRERGNPLATLFASRQSLTPLLESGRARRARPSA
- a CDS encoding M48 family metallopeptidase — encoded protein: MTLKPIGGLLCLALLAAGCAGPVASPTPGPRQEAGRPAARPVDPAQAERLQRVMVPLIRAMNHPRSLNQARVGIVEDPNINAANAGGGEFYVTTGLLQKANDEQLLGVLAHEVAHDDLGHLAKAQALGAGLNIGMIILDQLIPGSGAITPIAGALVARGYSRNEEYDADRHGVELLRRIGQPKEVMINTLSWLMQTAGPGGGGFLSTHPATGDRIEALRRLR
- a CDS encoding TraR/DksA family transcriptional regulator; this encodes MRTVKSDLERKRRALNSAIQSSMGSTSETDHGRELLKDPYGSASLTHDDEIAAAVVERRARQLEEVSRALEDLDAGRYGICRDCGDAIAAARLRVMPFATRCVACQAKSEGLPRAA
- a CDS encoding BON domain-containing protein, whose product is MARAFKALAVVLVVASILSGCRAATGKSTGQTIDDASITASVKAKLVADKAANLTRVDVDTNNGTVYLNGTVESAEQKTRAEQLARQAKGVKSVVNNLQVQKR
- a CDS encoding sigma-54 dependent transcriptional regulator is translated as MSPARRDQSRSGKVLVVDDEPAEREGLARLVGQWGYEVETASSGEEALNLIETQHPAVVLTDLVLPEMDGLTLLQKLKETGRPPIVLLVTGHGTVESAVEAMRHGAFDYLTKPVDATRLQVLLEKSIEQESLSREVSFLRHQLRQKGSFGQLVGQSKDMHEVYRWIELAATSTAPVLVFGESGTGKELVARTIHDLSNRRNKPFVAINCAAIPETLIESELFGHERGAFTGATERRLGCFELADGGTLFLDEIAEMDNSTQAKLLRVLQEGNFRRVGGKVEIQVDVRVIAATNRVPSEAIAQGQLRDDLFYRLNVFTIRLPALRERKEDIPLLGRTFIEEFNRQDNRQVRGLTPEVDKVLERHAWPGNVRELRNVIQRAVVLCGTGAIAPEHLPDNVLRTTEPSRPATTGSVVPIREMERELILRALQEMNQDKRRAAALLGISLKTLYNKLAKYGIQAVKSARIT
- a CDS encoding ATP-binding protein translates to MASLPQDLDRLLHDLRGPLNAMAMHLEVLKRTGPGEPEALQRFETIQAEMARLAALLPAAFDVLALERRDVAPLNLKNLVRRALEEHGLGGVTLADGAWADVRGDARLLGLAVGHLVRNALAATAAAGGGRPAPHLSASAAEPGRVNLVIRDWGTGLRTTNSRALIRLSLSKTTGRPAVGLVTVERVARLHGGTVEFHAPADGGAEVRLTLPAA